The Pseudomonas sp. PDM14 genomic interval CCAGCGCTTATGGTCTGTTCGGGAGTGAATCATGCTTCGAGTGTTTCTGTCGCTGGCGGCTTTCGCCGGTTTCACCGGGGTGGCGCTTGGCGCTTTCGCCGCGCACGGGCTCAAGGGACGCCTGAGCCCGGAGTACCTGACGGTGTTCCAGACAGGCGTGCATTACCAACTGGTGCACGCGCTGGCGCTGTTCGGCGTGGCGCTGCTCAGCCTGCACCTGCCCAGCCGCCTGCTCACGGGCGCGGGTTGCGCCTTCGCCCTGGGCATCCTGCTGTTCTCCGGCAGCCTGTATACCCTGACCCTCAGCGGCATCGGCAAGCTCGGCATCATCACCCCGTTCGGTGGCGTGGCGTTTCTCGCCGGCTGGCTGTGCCTGGGCCTGGCCGCCTGGCGCGCCGCCTGACCTGGGGCAAGTCAGCGGCTGAACGCGCTAGCTATCATGGGGATGAATGGCGGCCTTTTACCTTGGTCGCCGCGGGTGATCGGGCTAGAATGCCGACCCTTTTATGTTCTGACTGCCCAGCCATGCATATCCAGTTGAACGGCGAACCCTGCGAACTGCCCGACGGCACGACCGTCGCGGACCTGCTCGAGCGCTTGCAGTTGACCGGGCGGCGCGTGGCGGTCGAACGCAATCTGGACATCGTGCCGCGCAGCCAGCATGGCGCGACCGTCCTGCATGACGGCGACCAGCTGGAAGTCGTCCACGCCATCGGCGGCGGCTAGACCGCCCGCGAGGAGTTGCCATGAGCGCCATCATCGACAAGCCATTCACCCTGGCTGGCCGCACCTATGCGTCGCGCCTGCTGGTCGGCACCGGCAAGTACAAGGATCTCGAGGAAACCCGCCAGGCCATCGAGGCCTCGGGAGCCGAGATCGTCACCGTCGCGGTGCGCCGTACCAATATCGGCCAGAACCCTGGCGAGCCGAACCTGCTCGACGTAATCTCGCCCGAGCGCTACACCATCCTGCCGAACACCGCCGGCTGCTACGACGCCGACGAGGCCGTGCGCACCTGCCGGCTCGCGCGTGAGCTGCTCGACGGCCACAACCTGGTCAAGCTGGAAGTGCTGGCCGACCAGAAGACCCTGTTCCCCAACGTCATTGAAACCATCAAGGCCGCCGAAGTGCTGGTCAAGGACGGTTTCGACGTGATGGTCTACACCAGCGACGACCCGATCATCGCCCGTCAATTGGCGGCGATGGGCTGCATCGCGGTGATGCCGCTGGCCGGCCTGATCGGCACCGGGCTGGGCATCTGCAACCCTTACAACCTGCGCATCATCCTCGAAGAAGCCACCGTGCCGGTGTTGGTCGATGCCGGCGTGGGCACTGCGTCCGATGCCACCATTGCCATGGAGCTGGGCTGCGAGGCGGTGCTGATGAACAGCGCCATCGCCCACGCGCAGAATCCGGTGCTGATGGGCGAGGCGATGAAGCACGCGATCATCGCCGGGCGCATGGCCTACCTCGCCGGGCGCATGCCGAAGAAGCTCTATGCCAGCGCGTCGTCGCCGCTGGATGGCCTGATCAAGTAAGCGCCTGTTGATGGTCCGCTGCACGTTGGCCGGGCGTCGTTGAGCGCCGCCCGGAGTACTCATTGGCAAAACCGTTCCCTTGCTTGCTTCTGCCTGGCCTGGCTCTAGCTCGCGAACCCTAGACAGGCTCTACGAGAACCTCATGAGCGAAGACAATCAGCCGGCAGAAGAAGGCGCTACCGAGCGCCACCTGCGCGGCATCAAAAGTTTCGTCATGCGCTCCGGGCGCATGACCGAAGGCCAGCAGCGCGGCCTCGACAACGGCTGGCCGAAATTTGGTCTGCAGCTGGAGGATGGCCCGCGTGATTTCGACCAGGTATTCGGTCGCAGCGCGCCGCGTACCTTCGAGATCGGCTTCGGCATGGGCCACTCCACGCTGGAGATGGCTGCCGCCGCGCCGGAGCAGGATTTCATCGGCGTCGAGGTGCACAAGCCGGGTGTCGGTGCTCTGCTCAACGGCCTGCTCACGCAGAACCTGAGCAACGTGCGCGTCTACAGCTGTGACGCCCTGGAAGTGCTGCGCGATTGCGTGGCCGATGCCAGCCTCGACCGTCTGCTACTGTTCTTTCCAGATCCCTGGCACAAGGCCCGTCACCACAAGCGGCGCATCGTCCAGCCGGCGTTCGCCGAGCTGGTGCGGCAGAAGCTCAAGGTGGGTGGCGTGCTGCACATGGCCACGGACTGGGAACCCTACGCCGAGTACATGCTCGAGGTCATGAGCGTTGCGCCGGGCTACCGCAATGTCGCTGTCGCTGGCGACTACGTGGAACGTCCGCAGGAACGCCCGGTGACCAAGTTCGAGCGGCGTGGCGAGCGTCTCGGTCACGGGGTCTGGGACCTCAAGTTCGAACGCTGCGAATAATGCAAAACACCCCGTGGATGGGGTGAAAAATGACCGGGACCACCCGGCGCCAGGATGGCTTTGACCTCCCCCGATGGCTATCTGCAAGTGCCGCCCCCCTGGGCTGTATAAAAAGAACAGCAGCGCGTCGTCAGCGCTGCGAGGAGAACGCTGTGTTGAGAACCATTGCAATCATGCTGTTGGCAGCGGTCGCTCTGCCTGCCTACGCACGGGTCGATGCCGCCCAGGCTGCACGCCTCGGGCAAGACCTGATGCCGCTCGGCGGTGAGCGCGCGGGCAATGCCGCGGGCACCATTCCGTCGTGGGAGGGCGGCCTGTCGACCCCGCCGGCCAATTACCAGCCGGGCATGCACCACCCTGATCCGTATGCCACCGATGCCCAGCTCTATCGCGTCGACCAGAGCAATGCGGCGCAGTACAAGGCCATGCTGGCGCCGGGCTTCCAGAAATTGCTGGAACAGCACCCGGACTACTACCTGCGCGTCTACCCGACTCGCCGCAGCGCAGCCGCGCCGCAGCGCATCTACGATGCCACCCGCTACAACGTCAGCAATGCCTCGCTGATCTCCGGCGGTAACGGCGTGGAAGGCACCGCGGCAGGAATTCCGTTCCCGATCCCGCAGAGCGGCACCGAGGCGATCTGGAACCACATCATGCGTTACCGCGGCGAGCAGATCCGCATGATCACCAACCAGGCGGCGGTGCTCAACAGCGGTAGCTATGTGCTGCTCAAGCGCGAGCGCGACGTCCTGTTCATCTACGGTCGCGAAGGCATGACCCCCGGCGAGCTGGACAACACCCTGTTCTTCTACAAGTACCAGGTGACTGCGCCGAGCAAGCTGGCCGGTTCCTCGCTGGTGGTGCAGGAAACCCTCGACCAGGTCCTGGCGATCCGCAAGGCCTGGCGTTTCAGCCGTGGCGAGCGTCGCGTGCGGCGCCTGCCGATGCTGGCGTACGAAGCGCTGCAGCCGGACACCAACGGCATGGCCACCGCCGACGTGGTCGACGCCTACAACGGCGCACCGGACCGCTACGAGTGGGACCTCAAGGGCAAGCAGGAAATGCTCATGCCCTACAACAGCTACGCCGTGCACCAGAAGGGCGTGCCGTACGACCAGATCCTCAAGGCCAAGAGCGTCAACCCCGAGCTGCTGCGCTATGAGCTGCACCGTGTGTGGGTGGTCGAGGCCAGCTTGCGCAAGGGTTTCAGCCATCCGTATGCCAAGCGTCGCTTCTACCTCGACGAGGACAGCTGGCAGATCCTCGCCGTCGACCTGTACGACAAGAACGGCGACCTGATCAGTCTGCAGGAAGCGCACCCGATCAGCTACTACGACGTGCCGATGTTCGGCAGCACCCTGGAGACCATCTACGACTTCAAGGGCAGCCGTTACTTCGTCGACGGCCTCGACAACAACGAGCCGATGTACGACTTCAACGTCAAGCTGAACAAGGGCGACTTCACTGCCGCCGCCCTGCGCCGCGAAGGCATCTAAGGAAGCTCTGAAAAAGGTAGCGAGCGATGGTTAGGCAAGGCGAAATCAGCCGAAGAAGCGCAGTTTACGAGCTGTAAATGAGCATTTTGAGACGCCGCGTCCCGGGCTGATTTCAACGCTGCATAACCGAGCGCAGTAGTTTTTCAGGGGTTCCTTAAGCTTCCGCGCAAGAAAAAGCCCGCATCTGCGGGCTTTTTCGTTTCTGCCTCAATCGTCGTGGTGATGACGCTTGTGCTTGCGATGCTTCTTGCCGTGGTGATGGCGGTCGTCATGGCGCTGGCGGCGGCCTTCATGGCGATCATCGTCGTCATCGGCGCCGAAGCTGTTGCCCAGCGCGCCGCCGGCACCACCGCCGACTGCCGCGCCAATCAGGCCGCCGGTATCACCACCGAGCTTCTGCCCGACCACATTGCCGCCCGCCGCGCCCAGGCCACCGCCCACGGCGGCCTGCGCCCGGCTGCGCTTGTCCGCGCCCACCGCACTGCCGGCGGCGCCGCCGAGGCCGGCACCGATCGCTGCGCCCGTGTCGCCGCCAACCTGCTGGCCAACCACCGAGCCGAGCACGCCGCCCAGTGCACCACCGACCCCGGCTTCGGTGTTGCCGGCCCATGCCGCGCCGCTGGCGAGACCCAGGCTGAGCAGGAGCAAGGAGGAATACTTCATGGTTCAAACCTCTGCAGAGTGACGAGGGCATCCTGCCAGCGCAGACGCGTCAGGCAAGCGCGGCGGGTCACGCGCGCGAGGTACTTCACGGGGTGGGCAAATATAGCCGGAGGCAGCGAACTGCCGGGCCTGGTGGTGGTCGGCGTGGCGTTACAGGCCGTCGATCAGGCGCCGGTAGTCGTCCACGGCGGCGAACTCTTCGGTGTCCTTGAGCGGTTTGCAGCTGTCCGGCTGGCACACGCCGAGCAGGTGGGCGACACCAAAATCGCGGGCGCTGCGCAGGATCGGCAGGCTGTCGTCGATAAACAGGCTGCGCGCCGGGTCGAAAGGGAAATCCTGCTGCAGGGCGAACCAGAACTGCTGGTTCTCCTTGGGGAAGCCATAGTCGTGGGAGCTGATCAGGCGGTCGAAATAGGGCGCCAGTTCGATGCGCTCCAGCTTCAGCGACAGCGAGTCGCGGTGCGCGTTGGTGATCAGCACCACGCGCTTGCGGGCACGCTGCAGGGCGGCGAGGAAAGTGTCGGCATCCGGGCGCAGGGCGATCAGGTGGGCCACTTCGCGCTTGAGCTCGCGCACCGAGAGTCTCAGTTCGCGGCTCCAGAAGTCCGTGCAGTACCAGGGCAGGGTGCCGGCATGTTCGCGGAACAGCGGCAGCAGCTCGGCCTCGGCGGCCTCACGGCTCACGCCGTGCAGTTCGGCGTAGCGCTGCGGCAGGTGTTCGAGCCAGAAGTGGTTGTCGAAGTGCAGGTCGAGCAGGGTGCCGTCCATGTCCAGCAGCACGGTGTCGATCTCGGTCCAGGGCAGCAGTGGCATGGCGGGTTCTGGCATGAAAAAGGTGAAGGGATGTGTACGGCGGCAATCTGCAACGGAACAATCACGGCCGCCGGGGTATGATACTCGTTCGTTTCAAGGAGTGATCCCATGCGTGAGAAACCCGTCGTGCTGGCCCGCGAGATCGTCGCCAGCAGCCGCCTGTTTCGCGTCGAAGAGCTGCAGTTGCGCTTCGCCAATGGCGTCGAGCGCACCTACGAGCGGCTGGTCGGCAAGGGCGCGGGCTATGGCGCAGTGATGATCGTGGCGCTGCTCGACGACGAGCACGCGGTGCTGGTCGAGGAGTACTGCGGCGGTACCGACGCCTACGAGCTGTCTCTGCCCAAGGGCCTGATCGAACCTGGCGAGGATGTGCTCGATGCCGCCAACCGCGAGCTCAAGGAAGAGGCCGGTTTTGGCGCCCGCCAGCTGGAGTTGATCGCCGAGCTGAGCCTGTCGCCTGGCTACATGAGCCAGAAGATCCAGGTGGTACTGGCCCGCGATCTGTACGAGGAGCGCCTGCCGGGCGACGAGCCCGAGCCGATGCGCGTCGACCAGGTCAGCCTGCGTGAGCTGACCAGCCTGGCCCAGCATCCGCAGTTCACTGAAGGCCGCGCCCTGGCAGCGCTGTACCTGGCGCGCGACATCCTCAGCCAGCGTGGAGAGTTTCGCCTGTGATCCATCCCTACCTGAATGCCGTGGTTGCGCTGGTGCAGACCGCTGGTGAGGCCACCCTGCCGCACTGGCGCAACGACGTGGCGGTCACCGCCAAGGCCGATTCCTCGCCGGTCACCGCCGCCGACCTGGCCGCGCACCATATCCTCGTCGCCGGCCTGAGCGCGCTGGCGCCGGACATCCCGGTGCTCTCCGAGGAAGACAGCGAGATCGCCTTCGCCGAGCGGGCCAACTGGCAGCGCTGGTGGCTGGTCGACCCGCTGGACGGGACCAAGGAATTCATCGCCGGCAGCGAGGAGTTCACCGTCAACGTCGCGCTGATCGAACGCGGCCAGGTGGTGTTCGGCGTGGTCGGCATCCCGGCCAGTGGCCGCTGCTATTACGGCGGCAGCAGCCTGGGCGCCTGGCGCGTCGAGCGTGATGGCGAGCCGCAGGCCATCGCCGTGCGCATCGCGCCGGTGGATGCCTTCACCGTGGTCGCCAGCAAGCGCCACAGCAGCCCCGCGCAGGAAGCGCTGCTCGCCGGCCTCAGTGCGCGTTTCGGCGACCTGCAGCTGGCCAGCGTTGGCAGTTCGCTGAAGTTCTGCCAGCTCGCCGAAGGCAATGCCGATTGCTACCCGCGCCTGGCGCCGACCTCGCAGTGGGACACCGCGGCGGCGCAAGGCGTGCTCGAAGGCGCAGGCGGCGAGGTGCTCGACCTGAGTGGCGAGGCGCTGACCTACGAGGCGCGCGAGTCGTACCTCAACCCGTCCTTCCTCTGCCTGCCGCGCATCGCCGCCTGGCGCACCGAACTGCTGCAGCTGGCGCGCACGCTCGATTGAGATGAGCGATGACCGCCGCTACCTGGAGCAGCTGCTGCACCAGGACATCCCGCTGACCCAGGCCCTCGGCCTGCGTGTGCAGGGCTGGGCTGACGGCGAACTGCGCCTGGGATTGCCGCTGGAGCCGAACCTCAACCACAAGAGCAGCATGTTCGGCGGCAGCCTCTACTGCGGCGCGGTGCTGGCCGGTTGGGGTTGGCTGCACCTGAGCCTGCGCGAGGCGGGTGTGGCAGGTGGGCACATCGTCATCCAGCAGGGGCAGATCGACTATCCACAGCCAGTGCTGGCCGATGCCGTGGCCGTCTGCGCGGCGCCGGCAGCGGCCGAGTGGGAGCGGTTCCTGGCCCTCTATCGGCGTCGCGGGCTGGCGCGGATCAAGCTGCACAGCCGCATCCTCGCAGGTGGTGCCGAGGCGGTGCGTTTCAGCGGGCAGTACGTGCTGCACCGCTGACCGTCTGCAGATTGTCGCGGGCCGCCTACGGCGCCCGCGCCAGGAGCTTGTTGGTCA includes:
- a CDS encoding DUF423 domain-containing protein, producing the protein MLRVFLSLAAFAGFTGVALGAFAAHGLKGRLSPEYLTVFQTGVHYQLVHALALFGVALLSLHLPSRLLTGAGCAFALGILLFSGSLYTLTLSGIGKLGIITPFGGVAFLAGWLCLGLAAWRAA
- the thiS gene encoding sulfur carrier protein ThiS, whose protein sequence is MHIQLNGEPCELPDGTTVADLLERLQLTGRRVAVERNLDIVPRSQHGATVLHDGDQLEVVHAIGGG
- a CDS encoding thiazole synthase codes for the protein MSAIIDKPFTLAGRTYASRLLVGTGKYKDLEETRQAIEASGAEIVTVAVRRTNIGQNPGEPNLLDVISPERYTILPNTAGCYDADEAVRTCRLARELLDGHNLVKLEVLADQKTLFPNVIETIKAAEVLVKDGFDVMVYTSDDPIIARQLAAMGCIAVMPLAGLIGTGLGICNPYNLRIILEEATVPVLVDAGVGTASDATIAMELGCEAVLMNSAIAHAQNPVLMGEAMKHAIIAGRMAYLAGRMPKKLYASASSPLDGLIK
- the trmB gene encoding tRNA (guanosine(46)-N7)-methyltransferase TrmB; the encoded protein is MRGIKSFVMRSGRMTEGQQRGLDNGWPKFGLQLEDGPRDFDQVFGRSAPRTFEIGFGMGHSTLEMAAAAPEQDFIGVEVHKPGVGALLNGLLTQNLSNVRVYSCDALEVLRDCVADASLDRLLLFFPDPWHKARHHKRRIVQPAFAELVRQKLKVGGVLHMATDWEPYAEYMLEVMSVAPGYRNVAVAGDYVERPQERPVTKFERRGERLGHGVWDLKFERCE
- a CDS encoding DUF1329 domain-containing protein, with product MLLAAVALPAYARVDAAQAARLGQDLMPLGGERAGNAAGTIPSWEGGLSTPPANYQPGMHHPDPYATDAQLYRVDQSNAAQYKAMLAPGFQKLLEQHPDYYLRVYPTRRSAAAPQRIYDATRYNVSNASLISGGNGVEGTAAGIPFPIPQSGTEAIWNHIMRYRGEQIRMITNQAAVLNSGSYVLLKRERDVLFIYGREGMTPGELDNTLFFYKYQVTAPSKLAGSSLVVQETLDQVLAIRKAWRFSRGERRVRRLPMLAYEALQPDTNGMATADVVDAYNGAPDRYEWDLKGKQEMLMPYNSYAVHQKGVPYDQILKAKSVNPELLRYELHRVWVVEASLRKGFSHPYAKRRFYLDEDSWQILAVDLYDKNGDLISLQEAHPISYYDVPMFGSTLETIYDFKGSRYFVDGLDNNEPMYDFNVKLNKGDFTAAALRREGI
- the yrfG gene encoding GMP/IMP nucleotidase, producing MPLLPWTEIDTVLLDMDGTLLDLHFDNHFWLEHLPQRYAELHGVSREAAEAELLPLFREHAGTLPWYCTDFWSRELRLSVRELKREVAHLIALRPDADTFLAALQRARKRVVLITNAHRDSLSLKLERIELAPYFDRLISSHDYGFPKENQQFWFALQQDFPFDPARSLFIDDSLPILRSARDFGVAHLLGVCQPDSCKPLKDTEEFAAVDDYRRLIDGL
- the nudE gene encoding ADP compounds hydrolase NudE encodes the protein MREKPVVLAREIVASSRLFRVEELQLRFANGVERTYERLVGKGAGYGAVMIVALLDDEHAVLVEEYCGGTDAYELSLPKGLIEPGEDVLDAANRELKEEAGFGARQLELIAELSLSPGYMSQKIQVVLARDLYEERLPGDEPEPMRVDQVSLRELTSLAQHPQFTEGRALAALYLARDILSQRGEFRL
- the cysQ gene encoding 3'(2'),5'-bisphosphate nucleotidase CysQ, encoding MIHPYLNAVVALVQTAGEATLPHWRNDVAVTAKADSSPVTAADLAAHHILVAGLSALAPDIPVLSEEDSEIAFAERANWQRWWLVDPLDGTKEFIAGSEEFTVNVALIERGQVVFGVVGIPASGRCYYGGSSLGAWRVERDGEPQAIAVRIAPVDAFTVVASKRHSSPAQEALLAGLSARFGDLQLASVGSSLKFCQLAEGNADCYPRLAPTSQWDTAAAQGVLEGAGGEVLDLSGEALTYEARESYLNPSFLCLPRIAAWRTELLQLARTLD
- a CDS encoding YiiD C-terminal domain-containing protein, giving the protein MSDDRRYLEQLLHQDIPLTQALGLRVQGWADGELRLGLPLEPNLNHKSSMFGGSLYCGAVLAGWGWLHLSLREAGVAGGHIVIQQGQIDYPQPVLADAVAVCAAPAAAEWERFLALYRRRGLARIKLHSRILAGGAEAVRFSGQYVLHR